From Agromyces sp. SYSU T00194, a single genomic window includes:
- a CDS encoding FAD-binding oxidoreductase — MSVQLDALRAEVDGPVVAPGDDGYDDARAVYNGMIDRRPAAVVRCASVDDVRTVVRAAAASGDGLVVRGGAHNVAGFGTADGVLVADLGDLHDVRVDVAARTAVVGGGARWRHVMDATEPHRLATTGGLISTTGVGGLTLGGGIGFLSRRFGLACDNLLSAEVVLADGSVVTASETSEPELYWAIRGGGGSFGVVTSFTFQLHEVPSVVGGPMLFSLDDAPAVLDRFAEFIRTAPRAYGGFPALDVAAPAPFMPPERVGEPLLAVVSCWTGDPDEGLARIGTFREVAEPVAEHVGPVSYAFLNSASDASTPAGNRQYWRPLYLDDIGPSIGEAVQRFGPLVPGAGSAMHLYPFDGAVQDVPAEATAFGARDAGYLGIVAGTWTDAADDDRAIAWVRDFHAAIADDARPGRYSNFSMGDGGGNEHAGLDVARLRAAKHRYDPDNVFRFNRNVES; from the coding sequence ATGTCCGTGCAGCTCGATGCCCTGCGGGCCGAGGTTGACGGGCCGGTGGTCGCCCCCGGCGACGACGGCTACGACGACGCCCGCGCCGTCTACAACGGCATGATCGACCGCCGGCCCGCCGCCGTCGTGCGCTGCGCGAGCGTCGACGACGTGCGCACGGTCGTGCGCGCCGCAGCGGCGAGCGGCGACGGCCTGGTCGTGCGCGGCGGGGCGCACAATGTGGCCGGCTTCGGCACTGCCGACGGCGTGCTCGTCGCCGACCTCGGCGACCTGCACGACGTGCGGGTCGACGTCGCCGCACGCACCGCGGTCGTCGGCGGCGGCGCGCGCTGGCGGCACGTGATGGACGCGACCGAACCGCATCGACTCGCCACGACCGGTGGGCTCATCTCGACCACCGGGGTCGGCGGGCTGACGCTCGGCGGCGGCATCGGGTTCCTGTCGCGCCGGTTCGGGCTCGCCTGCGACAACCTGCTCTCGGCCGAGGTCGTGCTCGCCGACGGCAGCGTCGTGACGGCGAGCGAGACGAGCGAGCCCGAGCTGTACTGGGCGATCCGCGGCGGGGGCGGCAGTTTCGGGGTGGTGACCTCGTTCACGTTCCAGCTGCACGAGGTGCCGTCGGTCGTCGGCGGCCCGATGCTCTTCTCGCTCGACGACGCCCCGGCGGTGCTCGACCGGTTCGCCGAGTTCATCCGCACCGCCCCGCGCGCGTACGGCGGGTTCCCGGCGCTCGATGTCGCCGCCCCGGCGCCGTTCATGCCGCCCGAGCGCGTGGGCGAGCCGTTGCTGGCCGTGGTCTCGTGCTGGACCGGCGATCCCGACGAGGGGCTGGCGCGTATCGGCACCTTCCGAGAGGTGGCCGAGCCGGTCGCGGAGCACGTCGGCCCGGTGTCGTACGCGTTCCTGAACTCGGCGAGCGACGCGTCCACGCCCGCCGGCAACCGACAGTACTGGCGGCCGCTCTACCTCGACGACATCGGTCCGTCGATCGGCGAGGCCGTGCAGCGGTTCGGGCCGCTCGTGCCAGGGGCGGGTTCGGCGATGCACCTGTATCCGTTCGACGGCGCGGTGCAGGACGTGCCGGCCGAGGCCACGGCCTTCGGTGCGCGCGACGCCGGGTACCTCGGCATCGTCGCGGGCACCTGGACGGATGCGGCCGACGATGACCGCGCGATCGCGTGGGTGCGCGACTTCCACGCCGCGATCGCGGACGACGCCCGGCCCGGCCGCTACTCCAACTTCAGCATGGGCGACGGCGGCGGCAACGAGCACGCCGGGCTCGACGTCGCGCGCCTGCGCGCGGCGAAGCACCGGTACGACCCCGACAACGTCTTCCGGTTCAACCGCAACGTCGAGTCGTGA
- a CDS encoding LacI family DNA-binding transcriptional regulator: MSQADAAGAAPTLEMVAARAGVSRATVSRVVNGSPKVTPEIVEAVQAAIAELNYVPNRAARSLASRRTQAIALVVPESTVKVFNDPFFATLVQGVAMALADTEYTLSMLMESERAVDKTRRYLLGGNVDGALVVSHHTGDHSYAHVSRSLPVVFGGRPLDPEERVTHTVDVDNAHGAELATRHLVARGCRRIATIAGPQDMPPGVDRLTGWRRVVQEAGLAEDLVEYGDFSPTTGAAAMRRLLERGEPIDGLFAANDQMAIGAYSAIREAGLSIPDDIAVVGFDDDNYAATAVPPLTTVHQPSLEMGATMARTLVRLIEGEDVEPSTLLHTELVLRASA, from the coding sequence ATGAGCCAGGCGGATGCCGCGGGCGCGGCCCCCACGCTCGAGATGGTCGCCGCCCGCGCCGGCGTCTCGCGCGCGACCGTGTCGCGGGTCGTGAACGGCTCCCCCAAGGTCACGCCCGAGATCGTCGAGGCGGTGCAGGCGGCGATCGCCGAGCTGAACTACGTGCCCAACCGCGCCGCACGCTCGCTCGCGAGCCGTCGCACCCAGGCCATCGCCCTCGTCGTGCCCGAGTCGACCGTCAAGGTCTTCAACGACCCGTTCTTCGCGACCCTCGTGCAGGGGGTCGCGATGGCCCTCGCCGACACCGAGTACACGCTGTCGATGCTCATGGAGTCGGAGCGCGCGGTCGACAAGACCCGCCGCTACCTGCTCGGCGGCAACGTCGACGGCGCCCTCGTGGTCTCGCACCACACCGGCGACCACTCGTACGCGCACGTCAGCCGGTCGCTGCCGGTCGTGTTCGGCGGCCGCCCGCTCGACCCCGAGGAGCGGGTCACCCACACCGTCGACGTCGACAACGCGCACGGCGCGGAGCTGGCCACCCGGCACCTGGTCGCCCGCGGCTGCCGTCGCATCGCCACCATCGCCGGGCCGCAGGACATGCCCCCGGGGGTCGACCGCCTCACCGGCTGGCGCCGGGTGGTGCAGGAGGCGGGCCTCGCCGAGGACCTCGTCGAGTACGGCGACTTCTCCCCCACCACCGGCGCGGCCGCGATGCGACGGCTGCTGGAGCGCGGCGAGCCGATCGACGGCCTCTTCGCCGCGAACGACCAGATGGCGATCGGCGCGTACTCGGCGATCCGCGAGGCGGGCCTGTCGATCCCCGACGACATCGCGGTCGTCGGCTTCGACGACGACAACTACGCCGCCACCGCGGTGCCGCCGCTCACCACCGTGCACCAGCCGTCGCTCGAGATGGGCGCGACGATGGCGCGCACGCTCGTGCGGCTCATCGAGGGCGAAGACGTCGAGCCCTCGACCCTGCTCCACACCGAGCTGGTGCTGCGCGCGTCGGCCTGA
- a CDS encoding gamma-glutamyltransferase family protein, with translation MTAATTPVPASAPLPAEGGAVASPHAGASEVGAEVLRAGGNAIDAAIATAAALCVAYPSMVHLGGDLVALVRTPDGVIRCVNATGTAPRGQTRERLAERHGDALPLRGIDTITVPGAVRGWEALAAFGGRLGWADRLAPAERMAREGVPLAPAIARGIERGRPLLEQDAGFREVFLSHPEPARVGRPLVQPALADTLARIAAGGADEFYSGDVARRWVAGLEALGSAIAPYDAAAFAPEVVDALSAPYGDRRIHTSPPNTQGFALLRALRAVADAAWPDPLGADAGALVDAFLASNDVRARLLGDPRFGAPDGEALVAATAPARDADTDRNADGDTVGVAVASADGTSVSLIQSLYYGFGSGVLEPSTGVIFQNRGASFSLDPASPNVVAPGKRPRHTLMPVLVTRGDAVEYVSSTMGGQGQPQIHAQVLLRAFGGAEPAEAVAAPRCIAGADGDDDGRTVSVEADLDPTARDAIAAAGHPLVEVPARSDGHGHAHLVRVDPDGFTAGTDPRADGAAIVV, from the coding sequence GTGACCGCCGCGACGACGCCCGTGCCCGCATCCGCCCCGCTGCCCGCCGAGGGAGGTGCCGTCGCCTCCCCGCATGCGGGTGCGAGCGAGGTCGGCGCGGAGGTGCTGCGCGCGGGCGGGAACGCGATCGACGCGGCGATCGCGACCGCGGCGGCGCTCTGCGTCGCATACCCGAGCATGGTGCACCTGGGCGGCGACCTGGTCGCCCTCGTGCGCACGCCCGACGGCGTCATCCGCTGCGTGAACGCGACCGGTACCGCGCCGCGCGGGCAGACGCGCGAGCGGCTCGCCGAGCGCCACGGCGACGCACTGCCGCTGCGCGGCATCGACACGATCACGGTGCCCGGCGCGGTGCGCGGCTGGGAGGCGCTCGCCGCGTTCGGCGGTCGCCTCGGCTGGGCCGACCGGCTCGCCCCGGCAGAGCGGATGGCCCGCGAGGGCGTGCCGCTGGCCCCCGCGATCGCGCGCGGCATCGAGCGCGGCCGCCCGCTGCTCGAGCAGGACGCCGGATTCCGCGAGGTCTTCCTCTCGCACCCCGAGCCGGCCCGCGTCGGTCGTCCGCTCGTGCAGCCGGCGCTCGCCGACACGCTCGCGCGCATCGCCGCGGGTGGCGCCGACGAGTTCTACTCGGGCGACGTGGCGCGGCGCTGGGTCGCGGGCCTGGAGGCGCTCGGCTCGGCGATCGCCCCCTACGACGCCGCGGCCTTCGCGCCCGAGGTGGTCGACGCGCTCTCGGCCCCGTACGGCGACCGTCGCATCCACACCAGCCCTCCCAACACGCAGGGCTTCGCGCTGCTGCGCGCCCTGCGGGCGGTGGCGGATGCCGCGTGGCCCGACCCGCTCGGCGCCGACGCCGGCGCGCTGGTCGACGCCTTCCTCGCGAGCAACGACGTGCGCGCCCGGCTGCTCGGCGACCCGCGCTTCGGCGCGCCCGACGGCGAGGCGCTCGTCGCGGCGACCGCGCCGGCGCGCGACGCCGACACCGACCGCAACGCCGACGGCGACACCGTGGGCGTCGCCGTGGCGAGCGCCGACGGCACGTCGGTGTCGCTCATCCAGTCGCTGTACTACGGCTTCGGCTCGGGCGTCCTCGAGCCCTCGACGGGCGTGATCTTCCAGAACCGCGGTGCGAGCTTCTCGCTCGACCCGGCGTCGCCGAACGTCGTCGCTCCCGGGAAGCGCCCGCGCCACACGCTGATGCCGGTGCTCGTCACGCGCGGCGACGCGGTCGAGTACGTCTCGTCGACGATGGGCGGGCAGGGCCAGCCGCAGATCCACGCCCAGGTGCTGCTGCGGGCGTTCGGCGGCGCCGAGCCGGCCGAGGCGGTCGCCGCACCGCGGTGCATCGCGGGGGCCGACGGCGACGACGACGGGCGGACCGTCTCGGTCGAGGCGGACCTCGACCCGACCGCACGCGACGCGATCGCGGCAGCGGGGCATCCGCTCGTCGAGGTGCCCGCGCGCTCCGACGGCCACGGGCACGCGCATCTGGTGCGCGTCGATCCCGACGGCTTCACCGCGGGCACCGATCCGCGCGCCGACGGCGCGGCGATCGTCGTCTGA